One stretch of Campylobacterota bacterium DNA includes these proteins:
- the recG gene encoding ATP-dependent DNA helicase RecG, translating into MPLSPNSEDADKFRRLGVGNITELALLIPSSFEDRRISSELLHNAPCVIDATVERVIRTPKTLRIVFFAHNLDEVIEGVVFHPKPYMIHAFVQGNRGFYGGKASWEKGKWELIHPLKLSQTGAIVPVYKTPLRADVMRRLAARYLSVENLLDDGLPRDVAETLYRLHFPDVPLPLSEKELQALKFAELYNYLRRLRKKRRYHPTRYRGEGDAAGWMKTLPFELTDDQKGAIEAIRRDLKGENAARRMVVGDVGSGKTMVILASAVLMRPYRSILMAPTTILAAQLYEEACKFLPDLKIALVTNKTGKMSLEGYDFIIGTHALLYRELPEAGLVMVDEQHRFGTAQRHALSRLSDNDAPPHYLQFSATPIPRTQAMIESAHIDVSLIRQTPFTKNIATRVIGKSGFTALLEHIRSEIAQERQVLIIYPLVEQSEAINYQSIEEARGYWEKNFENVYVTHGRDKEKEAVLLEFREKGSILLATTVVEVGISLPRLSTVVIVGAERLGLSTLHQLRGRVSRTGLAGYCYLYTNTSGKNERLEAFSGCLSGFEIAALDLRYRQSGDLLDGNVQSGRAFKWVDMGSDEEIVKEVVAYLKHKD; encoded by the coding sequence ATGCCATTGTCACCCAATAGCGAGGACGCCGATAAATTCCGTCGGCTCGGTGTCGGCAACATCACCGAGCTGGCATTGCTCATCCCCTCGTCGTTCGAAGACCGGCGAATCAGTTCCGAACTCCTCCACAATGCCCCCTGCGTGATCGATGCGACCGTCGAGCGCGTTATCCGGACCCCCAAGACCCTCCGCATCGTTTTTTTCGCCCATAATCTGGATGAAGTGATCGAGGGGGTCGTTTTTCATCCCAAACCGTACATGATCCACGCCTTCGTACAGGGAAACCGTGGATTTTACGGCGGAAAGGCATCGTGGGAGAAGGGAAAATGGGAACTCATCCACCCCCTCAAGCTCTCCCAGACGGGAGCCATCGTCCCGGTGTACAAAACACCGCTGCGTGCGGACGTGATGCGCCGCCTCGCGGCACGTTATCTCAGTGTCGAAAACCTGCTCGACGACGGCCTTCCCAGAGACGTTGCCGAAACCCTTTATCGGCTCCATTTCCCCGACGTACCCCTTCCGCTTTCGGAAAAAGAACTACAGGCGCTGAAGTTTGCGGAACTCTATAATTACCTGCGGCGGCTGCGCAAAAAGCGGCGTTACCATCCGACCCGTTATCGCGGGGAGGGTGACGCGGCCGGGTGGATGAAGACCCTTCCGTTTGAACTGACCGACGATCAGAAAGGGGCGATCGAGGCGATTCGCCGCGATCTGAAAGGAGAAAATGCGGCGCGGCGGATGGTTGTCGGCGACGTCGGATCGGGGAAAACGATGGTGATCCTCGCCTCGGCGGTTCTGATGCGTCCTTATCGCTCCATTCTGATGGCTCCTACGACGATCCTTGCCGCACAGCTTTACGAAGAGGCGTGCAAATTTCTACCCGATCTTAAGATTGCGCTGGTGACCAATAAAACCGGGAAAATGTCGCTGGAGGGGTATGATTTCATCATCGGAACGCACGCACTGCTGTACCGGGAGCTCCCCGAAGCGGGGCTTGTGATGGTGGACGAGCAACACCGTTTCGGTACCGCGCAGCGTCACGCCCTCTCCCGCTTGAGTGACAACGATGCGCCCCCCCATTATCTGCAGTTTTCGGCTACGCCGATCCCGAGGACACAGGCCATGATCGAGTCGGCCCACATCGACGTGAGCCTCATCCGCCAGACTCCGTTTACCAAAAATATCGCAACGCGTGTCATCGGGAAAAGCGGATTTACGGCATTGCTGGAGCATATCCGATCCGAGATCGCGCAGGAACGTCAGGTATTGATTATTTATCCGCTGGTGGAACAAAGCGAGGCGATCAATTACCAGAGCATCGAGGAAGCACGGGGGTATTGGGAGAAAAATTTCGAAAACGTTTACGTGACCCACGGCCGGGATAAAGAAAAAGAGGCGGTACTGCTCGAATTTCGGGAAAAAGGATCGATTCTCCTTGCGACGACCGTGGTCGAAGTGGGCATTTCGCTTCCCCGCCTCTCTACGGTTGTCATCGTGGGGGCGGAGAGGTTGGGACTTTCGACGCTGCACCAGCTCCGGGGGCGTGTCAGCCGGACGGGATTGGCGGGGTATTGCTATCTCTACACCAACACTTCGGGGAAAAACGAACGGCTCGAAGCGTTTTCGGGGTGCCTGAGCGGGTTCGAGATCGCCGCGCTCGATTTGAGGTACCGCCAAAGCGGCGATTTACTTGACGGGAACGTTCAAAGCGGCAGGGCGTTCAAATGGGTCGATATGGGAAGCGATGAGGAGA
- a CDS encoding pitrilysin family protein: MASTLDFIEVKGTKIPFIYEEDKRLPIVSMQLVFTHSGSVDEGKKAGLARLSAKMLNEGSLKRGSVGFADALDARAIGLSATAGNETFVIELGSLKEELDTGLSLLAEQLAEPNFTPKALEKVKTMTLSEIARKEADFDNVASNELKAVLFEGTPMALPNIGTKESIDAVTLEDVKGFVADHLVLSNALIVFGGDVGMDDAKAKVVKLLGGLEKGKGGKVRYYPPRNEPKESILKRPQTEQAYVYFGSPFAMREGDEEFYKARVAMFILGSSGFGSRLMEEVRVKRGLAYSAYSRLSVAKTHTYFSGYLQTKIESQSEAIQTVETLIDTFVREGVTQNELDQARKFLLGSEPLRVETLSQRLGRTFSEYYAGKPLGSSVEELERIRSLSLEDLNDFIKRHSEIKHLSYAIVTQ; this comes from the coding sequence ATGGCAAGCACACTGGATTTTATAGAGGTTAAGGGGACAAAAATCCCGTTCATCTACGAAGAGGACAAACGTCTGCCGATCGTATCGATGCAACTGGTGTTCACTCACAGCGGGAGCGTCGACGAAGGGAAAAAAGCCGGGCTGGCCCGCCTCAGCGCCAAGATGCTCAACGAGGGGAGCCTCAAACGCGGTTCGGTCGGATTTGCGGACGCACTGGATGCCCGTGCCATCGGACTGAGTGCGACGGCAGGCAACGAAACGTTCGTGATCGAGCTTGGGAGCCTGAAAGAAGAGCTTGATACGGGGCTCTCATTACTGGCCGAACAGCTTGCCGAACCCAACTTTACCCCCAAAGCGCTCGAGAAAGTCAAGACGATGACCCTGAGCGAGATTGCCCGAAAAGAGGCCGATTTCGACAACGTCGCTTCGAACGAACTCAAAGCGGTGCTGTTTGAAGGGACCCCGATGGCGCTTCCCAACATCGGTACCAAAGAGAGTATCGACGCGGTCACCCTCGAAGACGTCAAGGGATTCGTTGCAGATCATCTTGTCCTCTCCAACGCTCTGATCGTTTTTGGAGGGGATGTCGGAATGGACGACGCCAAAGCCAAAGTGGTCAAGCTGCTGGGTGGACTCGAAAAAGGGAAAGGGGGGAAAGTACGCTATTATCCCCCCCGAAACGAACCCAAAGAATCGATCCTCAAACGCCCCCAGACCGAACAGGCCTACGTCTATTTCGGTTCCCCTTTCGCGATGCGCGAAGGAGACGAGGAATTTTACAAAGCCCGCGTCGCGATGTTTATCCTGGGGAGCAGCGGATTCGGAAGCCGGCTGATGGAAGAGGTACGGGTGAAGCGGGGGTTGGCGTATTCGGCGTATTCACGCCTCTCGGTGGCCAAAACCCACACTTATTTCAGCGGTTATCTTCAGACGAAGATCGAATCGCAGTCCGAAGCGATCCAGACGGTTGAAACCCTTATTGATACATTCGTGCGCGAAGGGGTAACCCAAAACGAACTCGATCAGGCACGGAAATTTCTTCTGGGTTCCGAACCGCTTCGGGTCGAGACCCTTTCGCAGCGACTGGGACGTACGTTCAGCGAATACTATGCGGGAAAACCCCTCGGGTCAAGCGTTGAGGAACTTGAGCGGATCCGCTCACTGAGTCTCGAAGACCTCAATGATTTCATCAAACGCCATAGCGAGATCAAGCATCTAAGTTATGCCATTGTCACCCAATAG
- a CDS encoding dehypoxanthine futalosine cyclase → MRLSKEQALELIRHGDLKELGKMATARKRELHPDGITTFVVDRNINYTNVCWVDCKFCAFYRHGKDEDAYVLSFEEIDQKIEELLEIGGTQILFQGGVHPKLKIEWYEELVEHIHTKYPQITIHGFSAIELDFIAKVSHISIQECLSRLKAKGLASIPGAGAEILSDRVRDIIAPKKIDSEVWLGVHREAHKLGIKSTATMMYGTVETDEEIIEHWDMIRRLQDETGGFRAFIMWSFQGQNTQLMEEHPEIEKQSSNRYLRLLAVSRLFLDNFPNIQSSWVTQGPYIGQMALLFGANDLGSTMMEENVVRSAGAGFRMAKDEMVRLIRDVGETPAIRNTAYEILETFE, encoded by the coding sequence ATGCGTCTTTCCAAAGAACAGGCCCTCGAACTGATTCGCCACGGCGATCTCAAAGAGCTCGGGAAAATGGCGACGGCACGCAAACGTGAGCTTCATCCGGACGGTATCACGACGTTTGTCGTCGATCGTAATATCAACTACACCAACGTTTGCTGGGTCGACTGCAAGTTCTGCGCGTTTTACCGCCACGGCAAAGACGAAGACGCCTACGTCCTCAGTTTCGAGGAGATTGACCAAAAGATCGAGGAACTACTCGAAATCGGCGGGACGCAGATTCTGTTTCAAGGCGGGGTCCATCCGAAGCTGAAAATCGAGTGGTACGAAGAGCTGGTCGAACACATCCATACCAAATATCCGCAGATCACGATTCACGGTTTTTCGGCGATCGAGCTCGATTTCATCGCTAAGGTATCGCATATCTCGATTCAGGAATGTCTCTCCCGTCTCAAAGCCAAAGGGCTCGCGTCGATTCCCGGCGCGGGGGCGGAGATCCTGAGCGACAGGGTTCGCGACATAATCGCCCCGAAAAAAATCGACAGCGAGGTGTGGCTCGGCGTTCACCGCGAAGCGCACAAACTCGGGATCAAGTCAACCGCGACGATGATGTACGGTACGGTAGAGACGGACGAAGAGATCATCGAACATTGGGATATGATCCGCCGGTTGCAGGATGAAACGGGCGGTTTCCGCGCCTTTATCATGTGGTCGTTCCAGGGGCAAAACACCCAGCTCATGGAAGAACACCCCGAAATCGAAAAACAATCCTCCAACCGCTACCTGCGCCTTTTGGCAGTGTCGCGGCTGTTTCTGGACAATTTTCCGAACATTCAAAGCTCTTGGGTGACGCAGGGGCCTTACATCGGGCAGATGGCGCTGTTGTTCGGCGCCAACGACCTGGGATCGACGATGATGGAAGAAAACGTCGTCCGCAGCGCGGGTGCGGGGTTCCGGATGGCCAAGGATGAAATGGTCCGCCTGATCCGCGATGTCGGAGAAACCCCGGCGATCCGCAATACGGCGTACGAAATACTTGAAACATTCGAATGA
- the nusB gene encoding transcription antitermination factor NusB, with the protein MATRHQARMAVVSLLYAYDLGNQSIADFSDEILEEKKIRNKQRDFALDLFKGVTEHLGEVDEAIVKHLTKDWDFERLGSIERATLRLGAYEIMFGELDSAVVINEAIEITKAFGTEQSPKFINGVLDAIAKDK; encoded by the coding sequence ATGGCGACGCGACATCAAGCCCGCATGGCGGTAGTCAGCCTGCTTTACGCCTACGATCTGGGGAACCAGAGCATTGCCGATTTCAGTGACGAGATTCTCGAAGAGAAAAAAATCCGGAACAAACAGCGCGATTTTGCGCTCGACCTGTTCAAAGGGGTCACTGAGCATCTGGGCGAAGTGGACGAAGCAATCGTCAAGCATCTGACCAAAGACTGGGATTTTGAACGTCTGGGTTCCATCGAGCGGGCGACGCTTCGGTTGGGCGCCTATGAGATCATGTTCGGAGAACTCGATTCGGCCGTCGTTATCAACGAAGCGATCGAGATCACCAAAGCGTTCGGCACCGAACAGTCCCCCAAATTCATCAACGGCGTCCTCGACGCGATCGCCAAAGACAAGTAA
- the ribE gene encoding 6,7-dimethyl-8-ribityllumazine synthase, whose translation MNLIEGKLRVIPGKKIAIVSTRWNHFVVDRLVEGAKDAFARHGGNDEDLTHVLAPGAFELPMVIEQLLSSGKYDAVCALGAVIRGSTPHFDYVSAESTKGIATVSLKHKKPVSFGLLTTDTIEQAIERAGTKAGNKGFEAMTVVIEMLDLYKAIGE comes from the coding sequence ATGAATTTGATTGAAGGCAAATTGAGAGTTATTCCCGGCAAAAAAATCGCGATCGTCAGCACCCGCTGGAACCATTTTGTCGTTGACCGTCTGGTCGAAGGAGCCAAAGATGCGTTTGCACGTCACGGCGGAAACGACGAGGATCTGACCCATGTCCTCGCTCCCGGAGCGTTCGAATTGCCGATGGTCATCGAACAGCTGCTCTCCAGCGGAAAATACGATGCCGTGTGCGCGCTCGGCGCGGTGATCCGTGGATCGACTCCCCATTTCGACTACGTTTCGGCCGAATCGACCAAAGGGATTGCGACCGTTAGCCTCAAACACAAAAAACCGGTCTCTTTCGGTTTGCTCACGACCGATACCATCGAACAGGCGATCGAACGCGCCGGTACCAAAGCCGGTAACAAAGGCTTCGAAGCGATGACCGTCGTTATCGAAATGCTGGATCTTTACAAAGCGATCGGCGAATAA
- the kdsA gene encoding 3-deoxy-8-phosphooctulonate synthase — MSKGLDTVILLAGPCVIESEESIFKIARSLERYHNDDRFDFYFKSSFDKANRTSLESYRGPGLEEGLRILQKVKDDFGYKIVTDVHESYQVPVCAEVVDMIQIPAFLCRQTDLLVAAGKTDKIVNIKKGQFMTPGDMQFSVKKVLKTRGCDEVSYEAARKHGVLLCERGSSFGYGNLVVDMRSLVIMRQFAPVVFDATHSVQMPGTGTGKTGGDSSMVPHLARAAAAVGVDGFFFETHFDPVCALSDGPNMLKLEQLEALTETLLKLDAVKGQ; from the coding sequence CTGAGCAAAGGATTGGATACCGTGATACTGCTAGCCGGACCCTGCGTCATCGAGAGCGAGGAGTCGATTTTTAAAATCGCCCGATCGCTCGAACGCTACCATAACGACGACCGTTTCGATTTTTATTTCAAATCGAGTTTCGACAAAGCCAACCGCACCTCTTTGGAGAGCTACCGCGGACCGGGCCTCGAAGAGGGGCTTCGGATTCTCCAGAAGGTCAAGGACGATTTCGGGTACAAAATCGTTACCGACGTGCACGAGAGCTACCAGGTACCCGTATGTGCCGAAGTGGTCGATATGATCCAGATTCCCGCTTTTTTGTGCCGGCAGACCGACCTTCTGGTGGCTGCGGGAAAAACCGACAAGATCGTCAACATCAAAAAAGGGCAGTTCATGACCCCCGGCGACATGCAGTTTTCGGTCAAAAAAGTGCTCAAAACGCGCGGGTGCGACGAAGTGAGCTATGAAGCCGCCCGAAAACACGGCGTTTTGCTGTGCGAAAGGGGTTCATCGTTCGGATACGGCAATCTCGTCGTCGATATGCGCTCACTGGTCATTATGCGTCAGTTCGCCCCCGTCGTTTTCGACGCCACCCATTCGGTCCAGATGCCCGGGACGGGTACCGGTAAAACGGGCGGAGACAGCTCGATGGTTCCCCATCTTGCGCGTGCCGCAGCCGCCGTCGGCGTCGACGGATTCTTTTTCGAGACCCACTTCGACCCCGTCTGTGCTTTGAGTGACGGCCCGAATATGCTAAAATTAGAACAGCTTGAAGCGCTTACCGAGACGCTTTTAAAACTTGATGCAGTAAAAGGACAGTAA
- a CDS encoding aminoacetone oxidase family FAD-binding enzyme, with product MRHYDVIVLGAGAGGLMCAAWLREHTALSVAVVEGNGRPALKLKASGGGKCNLTNVDVDETHYLGEEELVRHVLEAFPQTALLEYFRSGGLRPVIRKERYYFCPKSSDEVISILLGRGRGSDLLTSRKILEVTGEGPFCVVTDKGKLSGTVVVVSTGGASYKEIGASDIGLKIARSYGLETVGFAPALVGLTLQPKEFWMKELSGISFPARIRVAGKTLDEDLLFAHKGISGPVVLSASLYWHRGDIEIDFLPDFDLERVRKEKKLLSTALPLPKRFMKSFLGAVGLEDRPCNALRPDEWDKLLRIRSYAMAPSGTFGLSKAEACRGGVACSELNPKTMESHKVKGLYFIGETVDVTGELGGYNFQWAFSSAVVAAKAIGSMGFKPKSVQ from the coding sequence ATGCGGCATTACGACGTCATTGTTCTCGGCGCCGGAGCGGGGGGGCTGATGTGCGCGGCATGGTTGCGCGAGCATACCGCTCTTTCGGTGGCGGTCGTCGAGGGAAACGGCCGTCCGGCACTCAAGCTCAAAGCCAGCGGCGGCGGCAAGTGCAATCTCACCAACGTCGATGTCGACGAAACCCATTATCTGGGGGAGGAGGAGTTGGTGCGTCATGTCCTCGAAGCCTTCCCCCAAACAGCGCTTCTGGAGTATTTCCGCAGCGGGGGGCTCCGTCCCGTGATTCGAAAAGAGCGGTATTATTTTTGTCCGAAGAGTTCCGATGAAGTGATCTCGATCCTCTTGGGAAGAGGACGCGGATCCGATCTGCTCACCTCCCGCAAGATTCTCGAAGTGACCGGAGAGGGGCCTTTTTGCGTTGTGACCGACAAAGGAAAACTGAGCGGCACGGTAGTGGTGGTCTCAACCGGAGGGGCGAGCTACAAAGAGATCGGCGCCAGCGACATCGGCCTCAAAATCGCCCGGAGCTACGGTCTGGAAACGGTAGGATTCGCTCCGGCTTTGGTGGGGCTGACGCTGCAGCCCAAAGAGTTCTGGATGAAGGAACTCAGCGGGATCAGTTTCCCGGCCCGGATACGGGTTGCGGGCAAAACGCTTGACGAAGACCTTCTTTTCGCGCACAAAGGGATCAGCGGTCCGGTCGTCCTCTCCGCTTCGCTTTACTGGCATCGCGGCGATATCGAGATCGATTTTCTCCCCGATTTCGACCTTGAGCGGGTTCGGAAGGAGAAAAAGCTCCTCAGCACGGCCCTGCCGCTTCCGAAACGGTTCATGAAAAGTTTTCTGGGCGCGGTGGGCCTCGAAGACAGGCCCTGCAACGCTCTTCGACCCGACGAATGGGACAAACTGTTGCGCATCCGGTCGTATGCGATGGCCCCATCGGGGACATTCGGGCTGTCGAAAGCCGAAGCGTGCCGAGGCGGTGTGGCATGCAGCGAGCTGAACCCAAAAACGATGGAGAGCCATAAGGTCAAAGGGCTCTATTTCATCGGCGAAACGGTCGACGTGACCGGAGAGCTTGGGGGGTACAATTTCCAATGGGCGTTCAGCAGCGCCGTCGTCGCGGCTAAGGCGATCGGCTCAATGGGATTTAAACCAAAGTCGGTACAATAG
- the rimO gene encoding 30S ribosomal protein S12 methylthiotransferase RimO, producing MSKKLHIVSLGCTKNLVDTEVMLGRLKDFEMTDESGEADVIIVNTCGFIDAAKQESLNTIFNLDAGRKKDSLLVMAGCLSERYKEELSKELSEVDIFTGVGDYDKIDELLAAKQSRFTPEVYLIDGAERVVTGSTYHAYVKLSEGCNQQCSFCAIPSFKGKLHSRDLESIAKEVENLVAKGYYDFSFVSQDSSSYLRDQNISDGLIHLIKRIELIEGVKSARILYLYPSTTTLKLIKTIGDSKVFHNYFDMPIQHINDEMLRIMKRGFGKEKTLELLKAMKALPGSFVRTSFIVGHPGESEAMFEEMAKFAQTFGFDRINVFSYSDEEGTGAYAMSEKIPSKTINARAKKLGAVASAVEEASLAKLAGEEILLVIDGESDEHEYLLSARALIWAPDVDGEIYVNDREIDGELAFGVIYRARITEIAGRNPLATVTGHA from the coding sequence ATGTCCAAAAAACTTCACATCGTCTCTCTGGGCTGCACCAAAAACCTCGTCGACACCGAAGTGATGCTGGGGCGTTTGAAGGATTTTGAAATGACCGACGAGAGCGGTGAAGCCGACGTCATCATCGTCAATACCTGCGGATTCATCGACGCCGCCAAACAAGAATCGCTCAATACGATCTTCAACCTCGACGCGGGGCGGAAGAAAGACTCCCTTCTCGTCATGGCGGGGTGTTTGAGCGAGCGCTACAAAGAGGAGCTTTCCAAAGAACTCAGCGAAGTGGACATCTTTACCGGCGTCGGGGACTACGACAAAATTGACGAGCTCCTTGCCGCGAAGCAAAGCCGCTTCACCCCCGAAGTCTATCTGATCGACGGAGCCGAGCGGGTGGTCACCGGATCGACCTACCATGCCTACGTGAAACTCAGCGAGGGGTGCAACCAGCAATGCAGCTTCTGCGCCATCCCCTCCTTCAAAGGGAAACTCCATTCCCGCGACCTGGAGAGCATCGCCAAAGAGGTGGAAAACCTCGTGGCGAAGGGATACTACGATTTCAGCTTCGTATCGCAGGATTCGAGTTCCTACCTCCGCGACCAGAACATCAGCGACGGGCTGATCCACCTGATCAAACGGATCGAGCTCATCGAGGGCGTCAAAAGTGCGCGGATTCTGTATCTTTACCCTTCCACGACGACGCTGAAGCTCATCAAAACCATCGGCGATTCCAAGGTATTTCACAACTATTTCGATATGCCGATCCAGCACATCAACGATGAGATGCTGCGCATCATGAAACGCGGCTTCGGCAAAGAAAAAACCCTCGAACTGCTCAAGGCGATGAAAGCGCTCCCGGGTTCCTTCGTCCGTACCAGCTTCATCGTCGGCCACCCCGGCGAGTCCGAAGCGATGTTCGAGGAGATGGCGAAATTTGCGCAGACCTTCGGATTTGACCGGATCAACGTTTTCAGCTACTCGGACGAAGAAGGGACGGGCGCGTACGCGATGAGCGAAAAAATTCCTTCCAAAACGATCAACGCCCGGGCCAAAAAACTGGGGGCGGTTGCTTCCGCAGTCGAAGAAGCCAGTCTTGCAAAACTCGCAGGAGAGGAAATCCTCCTCGTCATCGACGGGGAGAGTGACGAACACGAATACCTTCTCAGCGCCCGCGCATTGATCTGGGCACCGGACGTCGACGGCGAAATTTACGTGAACGACCGCGAAATCGACGGGGAACTCGCTTTTGGCGTCATCTACCGTGCACGCATCACGGAGATCGCGGGGCGCAACCCGCTCGCGACCGTGACGGGTCATGCGTGA
- the tilS gene encoding tRNA lysidine(34) synthetase TilS, producing the protein MRDLLHLDLLKEGKSLLAFSGGVDSTALFHLLIDSGIDFDIAHVNYHTRPASDAEEQNAIALAKRHNKHCYTLSCPLEGTNFEHRAREERYRFFTHLADKHGYRYLLTAHQLNDRLEWLMMQLCRGAGLPELLGIRSRERRGELQFIRPLLEWDRASIESYLQERNIPHCLDESNADERYTRNVFRHRFSAPLMREYRDAIRRSFRYLEEDTNDLIEPMTFERSGLLLYASTPLHTRSLVSGIDACLKSLGYVMKTGEKENLKKRRVNVIGRRYVVCTDDSYTFIAPYCRGVVLDKGFKEECRSLGIEPKLRGYLYGETAAWETMRRLKGAPAPLQSD; encoded by the coding sequence ATGCGTGATCTGCTCCACCTCGACCTCCTCAAAGAGGGGAAATCCCTCCTTGCCTTTAGCGGCGGCGTCGATTCAACCGCCCTGTTTCACCTGCTGATCGACTCGGGAATCGATTTCGATATCGCCCACGTCAACTACCATACCCGTCCCGCCAGCGATGCCGAAGAGCAAAATGCCATCGCTCTGGCCAAACGCCATAACAAACACTGTTATACTCTCTCCTGCCCTTTGGAAGGGACCAATTTCGAACACCGAGCGCGCGAAGAACGTTACCGTTTTTTTACCCATCTGGCGGACAAACACGGTTATCGGTATCTCCTCACCGCCCATCAGCTCAACGACCGTCTGGAATGGCTTATGATGCAGCTGTGCCGGGGAGCTGGGCTGCCCGAACTCCTGGGCATCCGTTCCCGCGAACGGCGTGGAGAGCTTCAGTTCATCCGCCCCCTGCTTGAATGGGACCGGGCAAGCATCGAGTCTTATCTGCAAGAGCGCAACATCCCCCATTGCCTTGATGAGAGCAACGCCGATGAGCGCTATACCCGAAACGTTTTCCGCCACCGCTTCAGCGCTCCGCTCATGCGCGAATACCGCGATGCAATCCGCCGTAGTTTCCGCTACCTCGAAGAGGACACGAACGATCTGATCGAACCGATGACGTTCGAGAGGAGCGGACTCCTTTTGTACGCTTCAACCCCGCTGCACACCCGTTCTTTGGTATCGGGGATCGATGCATGCCTCAAATCGCTCGGATACGTCATGAAAACCGGGGAAAAAGAGAATCTGAAAAAACGGAGAGTCAACGTGATCGGAAGGCGTTACGTCGTATGTACGGACGATTCATACACCTTTATCGCACCCTACTGTCGGGGGGTAGTCCTGGACAAAGGATTCAAAGAGGAATGCCGCTCACTTGGGATCGAGCCGAAACTTCGCGGCTACCTGTACGGCGAAACCGCCGCGTGGGAGACTATGCGTCGGTTAAAAGGCGCTCCAGCACCTCTTCAATCCGACTGA